The following are encoded together in the Adhaeribacter arboris genome:
- a CDS encoding exodeoxyribonuclease III, with translation MKIISYNVNGIRSAVSKGFIDWLQAADPDVICLQEIKCDEEKFDRQLFESLGYHVYIHPAVKKGYSGVGIFSKKEPVSVTVGCNNSLYDSEGRVLRADFNDCSVVNVYMPSGSSGDTRQDFKMQWLDYFLQYINQVRTQIPHLVICGDYNICHQPVDIHNPKSNANSSGFLPEEREWFSHFLSHGYIDSFRYFNQEPHNYTWWSYRAGARGKNLGWRIDYTIVTDSLTNRLRRAAILTEAKHSDHCPVLLELSPEIA, from the coding sequence ATGAAAATTATCAGTTACAACGTTAATGGAATCCGCTCCGCGGTAAGTAAAGGTTTTATAGATTGGTTACAGGCGGCCGATCCAGATGTTATCTGTTTACAGGAAATTAAATGCGACGAAGAAAAGTTTGACCGGCAACTTTTTGAATCGTTGGGGTACCACGTGTACATTCATCCGGCGGTAAAAAAAGGGTATAGCGGGGTAGGAATATTTTCAAAAAAAGAACCGGTTAGTGTAACAGTAGGGTGCAACAACTCGCTATACGATTCTGAAGGCCGGGTATTGCGGGCCGATTTTAATGATTGCTCCGTAGTGAACGTGTATATGCCTTCTGGTTCAAGTGGCGATACCCGCCAAGACTTTAAAATGCAATGGCTCGATTATTTTCTGCAGTACATTAACCAAGTGCGAACGCAAATTCCTCACCTGGTTATCTGCGGCGATTATAATATCTGTCATCAACCGGTAGATATCCATAATCCTAAATCTAATGCGAACAGTTCGGGCTTTTTACCGGAAGAACGAGAGTGGTTTTCGCATTTTCTTAGCCATGGCTACATCGATTCTTTTCGTTATTTTAACCAAGAGCCGCATAATTATACCTGGTGGAGTTACCGGGCCGGAGCAAGAGGGAAAAATTTAGGTTGGCGGATTGATTATACTATTGTAACCGATTCTTTAACCAATAGGTTACGGCGGGCTGCTATCCTAACGGAAGCCAAACATTCCGACCATTGCCCGGTTTTACTTGAATTGAGCCCAGAAATAGCGTAA
- a CDS encoding DUF4175 family protein, with product MNQYVTMDAVLQHLQAFKKKFYLNLLIKGSIFSAALLLTFFLIYNLLEYFFYFPYYVRAFLFFSFLGIVIYAFLRWIFTPLSAFTNLKKLLTDEQAAQKVGSYYPEIKDKLLNTIQLRDLSKTNDLIAASIEQKSHQLAGFKFDESVKLQENRPLLKYVFIPVGLMLLITLIYPNLFVKGTERIINYKKYYAPEAPFQFIVQNKKLEAFRNEDFQLEVKLEGKTIPSELKIVYNGHEQNLTPTKNNTYTFTFQKLQKPVAFQLAGSGFYSENYTLNVLARPNLKDFDINIEYPKYLQKKPETIDNTGNITVPEGSVVTWNFATIATEQLELAFTNPTAVLAATPEEDIFSVSKKISTTQEYEVRLKNQYSDNKDKMTFLVTAIPDRAPEITVESFQDSIGFDNLVLGGTVSDDYGLSRLNIHYRVITSTNPQPGNYKAIPLRLEPQQNSQSYYHQWNIANLKLSPGQQLEYFVQVWDNDGIRGPKSSRTRVLSLKIPSRNELNTEIASNAKSMQNQMSKSVQKAQKLQEQISQSEEKLKTKKELNWQDKKQIEDLLEKKKQLEKDIAAMKSSFEQLNQQQDKVDEKSLELAEKTKQLQKLMEDLLDEETKKLYEELEKLLQQQMPNERELQKLLDKMDQKENNLEKELERALELFKQLQFEQKLESATDKLKELSEEQQKLADKTEEKQAPNQELKQEQQDLKQQFEDVKEELDDLEKLNQELEDKNQMEDTQKEQNQIDQEMQNSQESLDKKQNKKAAQSQKNAAEQMQKMAQQMEQESDSNSMEEAQQNLDHLRDILNNLIKLSFDQEELMKSFRSVSQSDPRFISLGQEQLKLKDDAKIIEDSLYSLAKKVFQIQSFVTREVGAMNNNITESLNQIKERNVGKATMHQQLTMTSVNNLALMLNDALKQMQQQMAMAAQMQGKGKPKPGGKPKPGSGEMGKMQQMLNQKMEELKKGNLSGKALSEELAKLAAEQQRLRNALKELEKQGGKEGKGTKEEGSEGNGGKLDKLNKMMEQTETDLVNKRLTEQTIMRQREILTRLLEAEKSARERELDNKREAQSGKELARAVPPSFEKYIKNKEKQTELLKTISPAFTPYYKKEVNEYFQKIGK from the coding sequence ATGAATCAGTATGTCACCATGGACGCAGTTCTGCAACATTTGCAGGCCTTCAAGAAGAAATTTTACCTTAATTTACTTATTAAAGGAAGCATTTTTTCCGCAGCCTTGCTTTTAACTTTTTTCCTGATTTATAATCTGCTCGAATACTTTTTTTATTTCCCGTATTACGTCCGGGCATTTTTGTTCTTTTCCTTCCTGGGGATAGTTATATACGCTTTTTTGCGCTGGATTTTTACGCCGCTTAGCGCTTTTACTAACCTTAAAAAACTATTAACTGACGAACAAGCGGCGCAAAAAGTAGGCAGTTATTATCCCGAAATAAAAGATAAACTTCTTAACACTATTCAATTAAGAGATTTAAGCAAAACCAATGACCTGATTGCGGCCAGTATTGAGCAAAAGAGTCATCAACTAGCAGGTTTTAAATTTGATGAAAGCGTAAAACTGCAGGAAAACCGTCCTTTACTGAAATATGTATTTATTCCGGTGGGATTAATGCTACTCATTACTTTAATCTACCCTAACCTGTTCGTAAAAGGCACGGAGCGCATTATTAATTATAAAAAGTATTACGCCCCGGAAGCACCTTTTCAGTTTATCGTTCAAAACAAAAAACTGGAGGCATTTCGCAACGAGGATTTTCAGTTAGAGGTGAAGCTAGAAGGTAAAACTATTCCAAGCGAGCTTAAAATAGTGTACAACGGACACGAGCAAAACCTGACACCAACTAAAAACAACACGTATACCTTCACCTTTCAGAAATTACAGAAACCAGTAGCTTTTCAATTAGCTGGTTCTGGTTTCTACTCCGAAAATTACACGCTTAATGTTCTGGCCCGTCCTAACCTGAAAGACTTCGATATCAATATTGAATATCCTAAATATCTTCAGAAGAAACCAGAAACCATTGATAATACCGGAAACATTACTGTACCCGAAGGAAGTGTTGTTACCTGGAATTTTGCAACCATTGCTACTGAGCAATTAGAACTGGCATTTACGAATCCTACTGCTGTATTAGCGGCTACGCCGGAAGAAGACATTTTTTCGGTAAGTAAAAAAATTAGTACTACTCAAGAGTACGAAGTACGTTTGAAAAACCAATACAGCGACAACAAAGATAAAATGACTTTTCTGGTAACTGCTATTCCGGATCGGGCACCAGAAATTACCGTAGAAAGTTTTCAGGATTCTATTGGCTTTGATAACCTGGTACTGGGGGGAACTGTTTCTGACGATTACGGATTATCGCGTTTAAATATCCATTACCGCGTAATTACAAGTACTAATCCACAGCCTGGTAATTATAAAGCTATCCCTTTGCGTTTAGAACCGCAGCAAAATAGTCAATCGTACTACCACCAATGGAATATAGCTAATTTAAAACTTAGTCCAGGTCAACAATTAGAATACTTTGTGCAGGTTTGGGATAACGATGGGATTCGAGGACCTAAAAGCTCTCGTACCCGCGTGTTGTCCCTTAAAATACCTTCCCGTAATGAGCTAAACACCGAAATAGCTTCAAATGCTAAATCCATGCAGAACCAGATGAGCAAGTCGGTGCAAAAGGCACAAAAATTACAGGAACAAATCTCACAGTCAGAAGAAAAACTCAAAACTAAAAAAGAACTAAACTGGCAGGATAAAAAGCAGATAGAAGATTTACTGGAGAAAAAGAAACAGCTCGAAAAGGATATTGCTGCCATGAAATCTTCCTTTGAACAGCTTAACCAACAGCAAGACAAAGTCGATGAAAAAAGCTTAGAGTTAGCGGAGAAAACCAAGCAGCTGCAAAAATTAATGGAAGACTTGCTGGATGAGGAAACCAAGAAATTATACGAGGAATTAGAGAAACTTTTACAGCAGCAAATGCCAAATGAGCGCGAGTTGCAGAAGTTGCTGGATAAAATGGACCAAAAAGAAAACAATCTGGAAAAAGAATTAGAACGGGCCTTAGAATTATTTAAGCAATTACAGTTCGAGCAAAAACTGGAAAGCGCTACGGATAAATTAAAAGAACTATCGGAAGAACAGCAAAAGCTAGCGGATAAAACAGAAGAAAAACAAGCGCCTAATCAGGAATTAAAACAAGAACAGCAAGATTTAAAGCAACAATTTGAGGATGTAAAAGAAGAACTGGATGATTTAGAAAAATTAAATCAGGAGCTGGAAGACAAGAATCAAATGGAAGATACCCAAAAGGAACAAAATCAGATCGACCAGGAGATGCAAAATAGTCAGGAATCACTGGATAAAAAACAAAACAAAAAAGCTGCTCAATCGCAAAAAAATGCGGCGGAACAAATGCAGAAAATGGCTCAGCAAATGGAGCAGGAGTCTGATAGCAACAGCATGGAGGAAGCCCAACAAAACCTGGATCACCTGCGCGATATTTTAAACAACTTAATTAAACTCTCCTTCGACCAGGAAGAGCTTATGAAATCGTTTAGAAGCGTTAGCCAAAGCGATCCTCGTTTTATTTCCTTAGGTCAGGAGCAACTTAAGTTAAAAGACGATGCTAAAATTATTGAAGATAGCTTATATTCGCTCGCCAAAAAGGTATTCCAGATTCAGTCCTTTGTTACCCGGGAAGTGGGAGCCATGAATAATAATATTACTGAGAGCTTAAACCAGATTAAAGAACGCAATGTGGGCAAAGCTACCATGCACCAGCAGTTAACCATGACATCGGTAAACAATCTAGCATTAATGTTAAACGATGCCTTAAAACAAATGCAACAACAAATGGCCATGGCCGCCCAAATGCAAGGTAAAGGAAAACCAAAGCCAGGCGGCAAACCTAAACCCGGATCAGGGGAAATGGGTAAAATGCAGCAGATGCTGAACCAGAAAATGGAAGAACTGAAAAAAGGTAATTTATCGGGTAAAGCACTTTCTGAGGAATTAGCCAAGTTGGCTGCCGAACAACAACGATTACGCAACGCCTTAAAAGAATTAGAGAAACAAGGGGGGAAAGAAGGTAAAGGCACCAAAGAGGAAGGTAGCGAAGGAAATGGTGGTAAACTAGATAAATTAAACAAGATGATGGAACAAACCGAAACCGATCTCGTTAATAAACGACTTACAGAGCAAACCATCATGCGGCAGCGCGAAATATTAACGCGCTTGCTGGAAGCAGAAAAATCGGCTCGGGAAAGAGAATTAGACAATAAGCGGGAAGCCCAATCTGGTAAAGAGTTAGCCAGAGCAGTGCCGCCTTCTTTTGAGAAATACATTAAAAATAAGGAAAAGCAAACCGAGTTGCTGAAAACAATTTCACCTGCTTTTACTCCCTATTACAAAAAAGAGGTAAATGAGTATTTTCAAAAAATAGGAAAATAA
- a CDS encoding PLP-dependent aminotransferase family protein, protein MVTRRIDYNADFENQWLELLRKLREKFGKTLHLNGILFLIGIQELGQGIREFTKEQKQDLMHIATCKLFSLSGYYEFTHRDEEGWPHYRTVKTIPSANLKEQERMLKWHILEYFDQED, encoded by the coding sequence ATGGTAACAAGGCGAATTGATTACAATGCCGATTTTGAAAATCAGTGGTTGGAACTCTTGCGGAAATTGCGAGAGAAGTTCGGTAAAACCCTTCATCTAAACGGTATTCTTTTTTTGATCGGCATTCAGGAATTAGGCCAAGGAATTCGGGAGTTTACTAAGGAACAGAAGCAAGACCTCATGCACATTGCCACTTGTAAGTTATTTAGCTTATCGGGTTATTACGAATTTACCCACCGCGACGAAGAAGGCTGGCCGCATTATCGTACCGTAAAAACCATACCTTCGGCCAATTTAAAAGAACAGGAACGTATGCTGAAGTGGCATATTTTAGAATATTTTGACCAAGAAGATTAA
- a CDS encoding carboxymuconolactone decarboxylase family protein produces the protein MNKVQEFNDYRSRMNEKIMAADNKVIKRFFNLDTNAYQEGALDVKTKEMLGLACSMVLRCDDCVKYHLGKCQECGVTDEEIYEVFAIANLIGGSIVIPHFRRAVEYWEELKLS, from the coding sequence ATGAATAAAGTACAAGAATTTAATGATTACCGTTCGCGGATGAACGAAAAAATAATGGCGGCGGATAACAAAGTGATTAAACGCTTTTTTAACCTCGACACCAACGCCTACCAGGAAGGTGCTTTAGATGTAAAAACCAAAGAAATGCTGGGACTGGCTTGTTCCATGGTGTTACGCTGCGACGATTGCGTAAAATATCATTTAGGCAAATGCCAAGAGTGCGGTGTAACCGACGAAGAAATATACGAAGTTTTTGCTATTGCTAATTTAATAGGCGGTTCTATTGTTATTCCGCACTTCCGGCGGGCGGTAGAGTATTGGGAAGAGTTAAAACTTAGCTAG
- the gldJ gene encoding gliding motility lipoprotein GldJ, producing MNLFKFLGYAAAGAVILTSCNRNAKPTSTNPGDISAKTGIEYNTEEGFQVASYEPLAEGPGLKFIEGGRTTLGSMEEDVAMTRDNIERTVTVASFFMDETEVANIHWLEYLSHIKKDSAEEVYTKALPDTTVWAKELSFNDPYEQYYLRYPGFRFYPVVGVSWEQANDYCLWRTAKVNENMARNGGNTGGGGFKLFGKKKKGGAAEAPAEGGALSIESGLVLPNYRLPTEAEWEYAAQAMIGTQLDQDENQTNKRIYPWDGHQMRNPYGKHQGEFLANFKRGRGDYAGIAGSLNDGAMITEWVYAYPANDFGLYNMAGNVNEWVQDVYRPLSFQDVEDLNPVRRGGGISDPAANYDAAGFQSLITDEVRVFKGGSWKDVAYWLSPGTRRFMAQDSATSTIGFRCAMINTGSNK from the coding sequence ATGAATTTGTTTAAATTTTTAGGTTACGCAGCGGCTGGTGCCGTTATACTTACCTCTTGTAACAGAAATGCGAAGCCTACGAGCACCAATCCGGGCGATATCAGTGCTAAAACTGGAATTGAGTACAACACCGAGGAAGGCTTTCAGGTAGCTAGCTACGAACCCCTGGCTGAAGGTCCAGGACTTAAGTTTATCGAAGGTGGTCGTACTACTTTAGGTTCTATGGAAGAAGATGTTGCCATGACTCGCGATAACATCGAGCGCACCGTAACGGTTGCGTCGTTCTTTATGGATGAAACGGAAGTAGCCAACATTCACTGGTTAGAGTATTTATCGCATATCAAAAAAGATTCAGCGGAAGAAGTTTATACTAAAGCTTTACCCGATACTACCGTCTGGGCCAAAGAACTATCCTTTAATGACCCTTACGAACAATATTATTTACGTTATCCTGGTTTCCGTTTTTACCCGGTAGTTGGCGTAAGTTGGGAACAAGCCAATGATTATTGCTTGTGGCGGACGGCTAAAGTGAACGAGAACATGGCTCGTAATGGTGGTAACACTGGTGGCGGAGGCTTTAAGCTTTTTGGTAAAAAGAAAAAAGGAGGAGCAGCCGAAGCTCCTGCTGAAGGCGGTGCTTTATCTATTGAATCTGGTTTAGTTTTACCGAACTATCGCCTGCCCACCGAGGCCGAATGGGAATACGCGGCGCAAGCCATGATTGGTACCCAATTAGATCAAGACGAAAATCAAACGAACAAACGAATTTATCCTTGGGATGGTCACCAGATGCGTAATCCTTATGGCAAACACCAGGGCGAGTTCTTAGCTAACTTCAAACGGGGCCGCGGTGACTATGCCGGTATTGCCGGTTCACTGAACGATGGCGCGATGATTACGGAATGGGTGTATGCTTATCCGGCTAACGATTTTGGTTTATACAATATGGCCGGCAACGTGAACGAGTGGGTGCAAGATGTATACCGTCCGCTTTCGTTCCAGGATGTGGAAGACCTGAACCCGGTACGTCGGGGAGGTGGTATCAGCGACCCTGCTGCTAATTACGATGCTGCCGGTTTCCAATCTTTAATTACCGACGAAGTTCGGGTTTTTAAAGGTGGTTCCTGGAAAGATGTAGCTTATTGGTTATCGCCGGGTACTCGCCGGTTTATGGCTCAAGATTCCGCCACTTCTACTATTGGTTTCCGTTGCGCCATGATTAATACCGGATCCAACAAATAA
- a CDS encoding ComF family protein: protein MFTPLHNLVADFISLLFPEDCLACHELLARGETIICTQCRVSLPYTNSHLLTGSKSELLNRFYNKVPVKHAFAFLTFTRSGRVQQLLHALKYKGHEEVGEILGNWYGAELKEHYYQEQFDLIIPVPLHRLKLRKRGYNQSDSFAKGLSQALNIPWQPNVLERLADSSTQTKKTRLERWQNVGQLFTVHQPNVIFDKRILLVDDVMTTGATLEACALVLLEAGAAGVSVAAIAAA from the coding sequence ATGTTTACCCCGCTTCACAATTTAGTTGCTGATTTTATTTCTTTGCTGTTTCCAGAAGATTGCTTGGCCTGCCACGAACTACTGGCGCGCGGCGAAACTATTATTTGCACGCAATGCCGGGTGAGTTTACCTTATACCAATAGTCATCTTTTAACTGGTTCCAAAAGCGAATTGTTGAATCGTTTTTACAACAAAGTGCCGGTAAAGCACGCTTTCGCTTTTTTAACTTTTACCCGTTCCGGCCGGGTGCAGCAATTGTTACACGCTTTAAAATACAAAGGTCACGAAGAGGTTGGGGAGATTCTGGGCAATTGGTATGGGGCTGAGCTAAAAGAACATTATTATCAAGAACAGTTTGATTTAATTATTCCGGTACCTCTTCACCGCTTAAAATTGCGCAAACGCGGTTATAACCAATCCGATTCATTTGCTAAAGGATTGAGTCAGGCTTTAAATATTCCCTGGCAACCAAATGTGTTGGAGCGTTTAGCCGATAGCAGTACCCAAACGAAAAAAACGCGATTGGAACGCTGGCAAAACGTAGGGCAATTATTTACCGTGCATCAACCAAATGTCATTTTTGATAAACGCATACTCCTCGTGGATGATGTAATGACCACAGGTGCTACCCTCGAAGCTTGTGCTTTAGTATTATTAGAGGCTGGAGCAGCCGGGGTAAGTGTAGCGGCTATTGCCGCTGCTTAA